One part of the Oceanotoga teriensis genome encodes these proteins:
- a CDS encoding putative N-acetylmannosamine-6-phosphate 2-epimerase produces MHSSKKLKRGLIVSCQAEKNEPLYGSENMALLAYAAEISGAIGIRALTAKDVYEIRKKVSLPIIGITKDRKSNGAFITIRKKDIDELVNAGADFVAIDCTDRERPEPLKELFEHIRNTYEGLGIVADISNLKEAKEVVKLNPDYISTTLSGYTSYTKNRDKPDLNLISEIVKITNIPVIAEGNYVYPKQARQAILNGAYSVVVGGAITRPQQITDRFNRAIRNVLNDFNSIGIDLGGTHIRIIKLNSKKEILDKEIVKTPETKELILKKLFELTDKYIDKNTKFLGIATAGRVNVKNGEIIFASKNLPDWIGMKLKEVFEKKYSLDVNVSNDANFAAYSQYLQTKKDLLYITVGTGIGSGIIIDGKICNGVNGNSGEIGHIIYPMNNNPCTCGKNGCIETLLSGKNLWKNLEENTEQKDKIFDDYSEKMAWLIDVVKNTIDFEEVYIGGVLPRYGEFLINLINEKYRNLSEINKENIFYSNVGELAGAYGAAVYSFEKWEEEL; encoded by the coding sequence TTGCATAGTTCAAAAAAATTAAAACGTGGATTAATTGTATCATGTCAAGCCGAAAAGAATGAACCTTTATATGGTTCAGAGAATATGGCATTACTTGCATATGCGGCAGAAATATCCGGGGCGATTGGTATAAGAGCACTTACAGCAAAAGATGTTTATGAAATAAGAAAAAAAGTAAGTTTGCCTATTATAGGAATAACAAAAGATAGAAAATCTAATGGAGCTTTTATAACTATAAGAAAAAAAGATATAGATGAACTTGTAAATGCTGGAGCTGATTTTGTAGCAATAGATTGTACAGACAGAGAAAGACCAGAACCTTTGAAAGAATTATTTGAACATATAAGAAATACATATGAAGGATTGGGAATAGTTGCTGATATTTCAAATTTAAAAGAAGCTAAAGAAGTTGTCAAATTAAATCCCGATTATATATCTACAACACTTTCAGGATATACATCTTATACTAAAAACCGTGATAAACCAGATCTTAATTTGATATCAGAGATAGTAAAAATAACAAATATTCCAGTTATCGCTGAAGGAAATTATGTATATCCAAAACAAGCAAGGCAAGCAATATTAAATGGTGCTTATTCAGTTGTCGTTGGTGGGGCAATCACAAGACCACAACAAATAACTGATAGATTTAATAGAGCTATAAGAAATGTTTTAAATGATTTTAACTCTATAGGAATAGATCTCGGTGGTACACATATAAGAATAATAAAATTAAATTCAAAAAAAGAAATACTTGATAAAGAGATTGTAAAAACCCCAGAAACAAAAGAATTAATTTTAAAGAAATTATTTGAACTTACAGATAAATATATAGATAAAAATACTAAATTTTTGGGAATAGCCACAGCTGGACGGGTAAATGTAAAAAATGGTGAAATAATATTTGCAAGTAAAAATCTTCCTGACTGGATTGGGATGAAATTAAAAGAGGTATTTGAGAAAAAATACAGTTTAGATGTAAATGTAAGTAATGATGCTAATTTTGCAGCTTATTCTCAATACCTTCAAACAAAAAAAGATTTATTGTATATAACAGTTGGAACTGGTATTGGAAGTGGAATAATAATAGATGGGAAGATTTGTAATGGCGTGAATGGTAATTCAGGAGAAATAGGTCATATTATTTATCCTATGAATAATAACCCATGTACATGTGGAAAAAATGGTTGTATAGAAACTTTATTATCTGGAAAAAATCTATGGAAAAATTTGGAAGAAAATACAGAGCAAAAAGATAAAATTTTTGATGATTATTCAGAAAAAATGGCTTGGCTTATAGATGTTGTTAAAAACACTATAGATTTTGAAGAAGTTTATATAGGGGGAGTTCTTCCGAGATATGGTGAGTTTTTAATAAATCTAATAAATGAAAAATATAGAAATTTGAGTGAAATAAATAAAGAAAATATTTTTTATTCTAATGTTGGAGAACTTGCAGGTGCTTATGGAGCGGCAGTTTATTCATTTGAAAAATGGGAGGAAGAATTATGA